The genomic window TGGCATACGAATACGATAAACTTAGTCAGTGCTGCTGGATTAATGGTCAGTGTATCTGTACTGAATTTAGATAGCATTTTAATCTCCTTATTCAGGCTAGCAGTTATCTCAATCTTAGtgattgttgttttgttttgcatgAACAAGGTTTAAAcctcatcattttcttttggtttagCAGACAATATGTTGGTTTCTTTGTCATTTTAAACTTTGGAGCATGAATAGTCGTTTTCCTCTTTCATGTGGTTTAGAGTGTGTAATGGTTACACAATATTGCACTTGCTAATTCCAAGTGAACAGGAGAGAATTTAAAAATCTCTCCAGCTGGCAGTAATGGTTACACAAGATTTCACTTGCACTCTGACCAATGTTGTTTGTTGATTTTCTGTATGCCTCGCAATCCACAAAAACCATTAATCAAGCAAGCGAAATGAATTTGTCTAGCCCTATGTGCATATTTGTTTTAAGGGAGTAAAGTCTGTAGCAAATCTATTGAATATGGTTTGGACTTTTGACAGATGTTTGATTCACAACCCTTCATTCTGTGACATGCAAATTTTTAGCCTTCCATTTCCTAACAGAGTCGGTTGAATGAATTATTTTTAGAAGATAGAACATGGTATACCCTGTAGTTGGACGAGTTATTGTCAGGCTAGCTAGTGCATGGTGTAGGAGTTGGCATGGAAGCTATCTAGAGGATGGTACCTCTATGAACTGTAATAAAGATGATAGAGATCTGCTGAACTAAACATTTATAAAACTGAACATAAAATGGTAACCAATTACCATGACTGTCATTGCCTCCACAAAAGAGAATGAAGCTATCCTGTCTGTCATTGACAAAGTTGTTTGTTGAGTTTACAGTTGAAATGTATGACAGATGAGGTGATGGCATTTGTAGTTAGCAGAGTGGAAAGGTTTATCTTGTAACTCAAAAGTGCTAGGCGAAGTCATATACCTGATTAGCTTCTTTCGATGCTTGGGCACGTGTTCCTAATGTCTTCTATCAATATAAACTATATCGATCAGTTGGTAGTTAATGTTTTCAACTACAATGAATCACTGGTGGATACAAAAGGACTTTTTTTCTTGATAGACCTCTCATCATTAATTGTTTAATTCATGGGACCTAAGCAGCAGGATGTGTTTTTTTGCAAATGGGCCTCTTAGAACACTTTCAACGACTTCATGTTGtaattttttccaaatatttgAATTACTACTTTTGGTGCTAGACATGAAAAGTATACTGCTCTTCATGCCTAAGAGAAatggtttagattttttttccctctcccaATTTAGCTTGCAGGTGGCCTCATAAAATGTCAattctgttttgtttttttttttaaaaaaaaatgtattttaggCATATTTCTGTTGCCGTTCAATTTAAACTTCTGTTGCTTTAGTATTCCAGTGCAAGAATGGAGGCTCAATACGGAAAAATTTAAGTAGTTGAATGTCATTACTTTTAACTTCcaaaggtaaaaaagaaaattagttaGGAGAAAAAATGTCTGTTAATTTGTAAAACCCAGTTCAGGGAGTAACCGATTCACTGTTTGCCCCACCCAGATGTAGTAGCCGACTATTGTACCACTTGTTAAGGATATCACAAGCTGGAGGTCTTTATCCAACCTGAAATGGACTAACAGGCCTTGGTGAAAGATTTGCCTTGAAATTGTCTTTTAAAGTGTCTACTTTCTATAAAATTCCATGTAGCAAATATCCTTGACTTCATCCGACCTGTATGCTCTTCATGTATTATATCGAAGGAGTTTGCATCAGACCATTGTCAACTGATTGATTGGAAATTTTCTATTCTAAAGTATTTAATTACCTTTTTTCTGTGGAAAAAGGTATTTGTGTTATGCTGGTAGCAGGCACTCCCGCAAAGCTACTTCTGAGCGCTGCCAGCAATCTGGAGACATATATGGAGCCGGACTTTTGAAATGGAATATTGAAATACAAAATTTGATAGATGTGCATTTAGAAGAAATATCGGATGGTTTAAACATTTACTGACTTGGCTTACTTTTTCTGAAGAAAGATAACAAGTATCAGCATCACCATAGTCTGTTCTGTTGTTCAATCTTTTGAATCTTGTCATTCAATAAATTtcacaatttcttttgtttaagaGCCCTATCCATTTCATGGTCAAGTATCGCAGAGATATTCTGGCCGCTGTTCTACTCTGCATTAGGTCATGTTTCTATGCTACATTAACTGGTACCTTATTCTATCCTGTCAAGGAGCTTTTTTATGGTGTTACGTTCTTCTTGATTTAATACCATTACGACCAAACTCCAACTTGTAAGAAATTCTTGTCATTACTGGCACAAAAGGTCATTTGCTTCTTGCATTCAGCATGGCTCGCCATTGTCTTTGTATTAGTTTGCTTTGGTTAAGTAATTTTCTCTGTTAAATGAGATATTACTTCGAATTGCTTTTCTTCGTGTCTGTGTATTACATGCTTCTGGGTGACCAAGGCAGAGCGACCTGCAGTTTGTTTCAAGCATCATCCTCTTACAGATTCATGTGTCACTGTGATATGTGATTATGTGTGAGGACACATGCATATCTGAAGCTTACAAATATTTGGAAACACAAAGGAAGAACTTCCAAATGCTAAGAATTCAAGAAGAGTATAATCCTTACAATTGAGGTTTGTCATCCAACGACATAAGCGTCGTGATGTATTGCTTGATTAAATCGTACCATAGGGAAAAGGTGGTACTAGTTTCAGCGGTGTAACCGTGCTATGTCCGTGCAATTTGTACAACTCCATATCCTATAGAATACTGCGATACTATGCTACCctttaaaataaaacattcacGTTTGATGACCGTTGAGTTGTCCGAGGAGCAAGCGATACACAATGAACGTACCTCTACACATCGATCTTTTTTGCGATTAGATTGTCATTTGAATGTGaatttgtattttctttttgtagaaacaaaatgttttcGTGTAATGTCTTGTTTGAGGCAAAACAAATGAAGGTTGCATGCATATTTTACGACATTGCTATTATAATGTCCTCGGCTCCACACGTATCTCTGGCTCGAGTTATGAGGGCAAGCAGTTGTGcatcaacttcttttgagtggAAATCTTCAGGGTGCAATTGTTATACTGCAATAAATGTCAGCCAATTGTATTAATCTGTGGACACACACGACCACAGTTGTAAAATCTATTGACTCGAGGATCGACTGAGTGGGTGGACGCATGCCCCGTTAGAGCCGATAGTTGGCTTGGCAATGAACATTTCACCTCTTACGCATAGTAATGTATGCTTTCACATTacatgctttctctctctctctctctctctctctctctctctttgaagtTCACATGATGCTGCCGCAATTAACAGATCACTACATGCTTCTAAGGGGAGCTGCTTGTACCTGGCGATGTACGTGCTTgatgaaaacaaatatttacAACACTTCTTTAAGGACGCAAACGATGAATAATACACTGCACTGCACATGTATGTGAAATTCATATGAATAGGTGGTTGAACGCAATAGCCCGAGCATTCAGCATGTTTCTTGCTAGCAGCTAACAAGGGTATCACATAAGTTCTGCTTGGATGGCACCCTTTAAAGAACGTCGTTTTGTGAAAAACAGGTTTTCTATTCAGTTTTTGGAACCCGGTATGCGTGTTTGTGTAGCAAAATCAAAAGATGTCTTGAATTATAGAAGTCATGTTGGGTTATTCATGCCCTTTTGAAAATGTCGTTTTCTTAAACCAGGGTTTTTACAAAACCCAATTTCGAGTGTTGCCCAAACAAGCTCTAAATGCCTTTTTGGAGGATGTTTGGACTCCAAAATGGTGCTTAAGGATAATCTCACCCAAACAAGCCATGAGATATTATTCTTCATGCAGGAATTAATGCTTCCCTAAAAACCAACTtcatctctctgtctctttctctctacttTCAAGATTAAAGCATAAAGGATTATGTACAGATAAACAGAttatgttgcatttgggatggGCTTACCTTTTGGATGGTTACCACTTTGAACATAGTCATTATATTACAGAGTATCACATTCGTACAACCATCATGCCCAAATGAAAAAACTGGATGGGCTTAAAAATGTACGTATCAATTGTAAGGACTGAACCTGGGTTATATGATCATTTTTCTCTGACAATTGAACTCAAGGAGTGACCTATGTCAGCATGTTTCAAGTCTTTATTCTGaatttccttctttcctttaGGTCAATGACAATAACAGTGACATTATCTTTTGTTCCCCGCTGAAGGGCAAGCTTAGAGAGATGCTCCGCTGCTGATTGTGCTGTAAGATCTATACCTTGACTCCTCTCAATAGAAGATGTCAAACCATTCTTTTTATACCAATGCAAAATACGTCGGCGAGCAATGTCACAAGCTTCTTCATTAGGAATGACGTCCCATAAGCCATCACTAGCCAATACAAGGCATTCATCTTCCTTCATGCGAGAAACAAATGTCACTTCAGGTTCAGGAATAATCCATGGTTTCAGATACCGATCACCTGATGCGGATGTGTACATGAGATTCATAAGCATAAATAGACAAAGATCTTCCAAGGTAAACATATTTATGCACTTGTTAACATTTGTGTCTACCCGCGCGTTTGTGCATGTgtttgttgtgtgtgtgtgtgtgtgtgtgtgagagagagagagagagagaggaaaattgaaaaaaaaacgtgtagGTTCTGGACAGTTGCAAAGCCAGTGGAACATCTATCTGTTATTTCCATTGCAAATGCAAAAGATATTTGTCTGCTATtacctttaaagtttaaacacagGAGGCTTCAGAACTCATATAAATTTGTGAACAAAATACGGAGTCCATTTCCAAGCATGCATATTTTAAAACACAATGGGCATCAAGCTACAGAGTTCTGCAAATGGTCCAAAAAGGCGGACAGAATAACCAGAGGTCTGTAGCGGCTAACGATGCCCACAAAGTGTTGTGGTGACAAATATAATGCTGTGCTTAAGCCCCAGTTGCAAGAACTAGAGGGACATGAAAAGACCAGCTCAAAGGGTTTTATTTACCAATTGATCTTGACATGGCAAGGACACCAAATACACGATATCCATTCCACTGAATGACTTTCCCTCCAGCTGCTTCGATTCTGGAGTACTCATCCTCTCTGTTCGGCTGAAACAGTCAAAGGAGGTCAGACATTGAAAGTAATAACTTTAGAAGAAGCATATGATATTAAAATCTGCCCTTACTTTATGATCGACAGAAAGTGGAATGGCTTCTTTACCACGGCAAAGTACAGCCCTCGAATCTCCACAGTTGGCCACAATTATCTGGTTGAAAGACAGAATAGCAACGACTGCAGTAGATCCTACAGTCTCGGGCGCAATAGGCTCTTTGCCACTATCAGGAGGAAGTGGTTCTTCATTGACCGTTGTTCCCGCCACTTCTGCATCAACCTTAAGAAAGCAACTAGTAAGTATTTTCTCCCAGCATTTCTTCCAGCTGTTTTCATCAGGACCAACGTCATCAAAGCTCCGTAGCTCTTCGACCAATGCCTCATGGATCCGATCACGACAGTAATTGGCAACCTGAAAATTGATATATAAAGAattcagaaaaagaaatttccaTCAGCTGATCCCATTCATAACTGCAGGATGTCAGTTATAAAGTAACCAATGTGCACCTGGCAACCGCCATGGCCATCGTATACTCCAAAGAAATGCAATGCAGAGGATTCTGGATTCTGTGGTTGGGCACCGGTCAAGTGAGAATCACATAGAAACGTGGCTGGAAGCTTTGTAAATCTTGGGACAGCAGCAAGAGCATCTTCCATTTCTGGTCGCCTTCCACAGATAGAAACACATCCCCAGGGAGGTTGGCAGTCCATGTCAGGACTAAATCTACGCTTGCCTCCAAGAACTGAACCAGTTAGATCAGAAGAAGCACGGTGAATAGGAACAGCAGGGATGTCGGTCAGCGTGGTTCGATCAGTCAAAGCATCTTCAGCGTTTGAAATGTTCGGACGACTGTCCAAAGGAGACCTTGCAATGTCGTGATTGTCAAATACTTCCGACAAAGCTCCGGCATCCTTGGGAATGGCCTCAAGATCGTTCAACCTAGGACTAGTATCATCAGCAGACTCTTCACCACCCCCACCACAAACGCTTCCACTATCACTCAGGACCGAGAGAGAGCAAGAGTCTTCTGCTACCTGGTCACTTTGAGCAGCCAGGGAATCGTCCTCCTCGGCCACGTTACTAAAAGGCACGGAACTAACACTCAACTGTTTCACTTCATCAGGAGACTCCGGTCTCGTAGTCGTACCATCATCCTCGCCTTCCGAGGCACCAATGCCAGAACAGGCTTCTGCAAATTTGGTCTCCAACGATTTGGCTGAGCACCCAACAACCTCCTCGCGGTCTAGATCTGATCTAAAACCGCATGATGCAATTTCATCAGAAGAAGCCATGGGCTGCAGAGCCGCGGTCGTGGACTCAGAAACGAAGCCAGTTGAAGATGTCAAACCATTCTTTTTATACCAATGCAAAATACGTCTGCGAGCAATGTCACAAGCTTCTTCATTAGGATTGACGTCCCATAAGCCATCACTAGCCAATACTAGGCATTCATCTTCCTTCATGCGAGAAACAAATGTCACTTCAGGTTCAGGAATAATCCATGGTTCCAGATATCGATCGATGATCTGCAGCAGAGTACATGAGATTCATAAGTGTAAAGTTCTTCCAAGGTAAAAATGTTAGATCTCATACTTGTTAACATCTTATTTGTCTGCTGTGTGTGTGCAGGATCTGAATAGATAAGAAATTGCAAAGCCAACGAGTATCTTTCATTGATTTCCTTGCAGAGGTAAAAATATTTGTCTGCTATTTCCTTTTATGACTAGAGGATTCATAACTCATACAACTTACAAGATTGTGAACAAGATATAGCCTTTCAGAACGTCAACTTCAGACGTCTGTTTTAAAACATAATGGGGATCGAGTTACAGAGTTCTGCTAACGATGTCATAAAGCGTTGCAGTGATAAATATCATGCTGTTCTTAATTAAGCTTCAGTCGCAAGAACTTGAGAGACGTGAAAAGAACAACTGTTATTACCAATTGATCTTAACATGGCAAGGATGTCCAATACAGGATATCCATTCCATTCTACAGCTTTACCTCCAGCTGCTTCAATTCTGGAGTATTCATCCTCTTCGTTTGGTTTATGATCGAAACAAAGATTTTCATGGTCCAATAAAGGGCTTTACTATGTATTCGGCTTTTGGATCAAACCCTCCTTGCCTTTGAGGTTTTGGATGTCATTCTTGATATCACATCTCATACTCCTATCCAGTTGCATGTGTGGTGGCTATACGATACGGAATTTGACGAGGCTTTTTTCATCATGGCATCATGATAAATTATAAGCAAGCTGCCCTTGTTTCAGTTTCTTTGCATCACATCTTGGGTGCCATTTGGTAAAATGGGATGAAGTTATCAAGCAGATTAATACTCATGGTGGCCTTGGCATTACATCCATTTGCTTGAAGAATGTTGCCTTATTGGTAAAATGGTATCCTTAATCCACATCACCCTCGGCTCAACTAATGAGAGAAACGTATGATTTGCAAAAAACCAGGCCACATGTGCCAACCAAAATGGCAGGATGTAAATCAAATCTATGGattttatatattaaagaaTTCAAAAGGTCAAGGATTGCAATGACAGCGAGGCAAAAATAATACCTAAATTGGAAATTAACACCTTCAGTAGAAAGTGACAAATGTATATCTTTCAATACTACCTCCAGGCATGAAATTATTTCCAAGGATTTTTTATGGGTTAAAGTCTTTCCGTTGGACGTTGTTGACATGACTGAACGTGCAAATACAGAAGGTCCGCACTTTGTTCAAATGAGGAAGAAAGcatagaaaatttgttttggtATTGCCCATTTATGCAGCCGTTATACACAAGAGTCTGCCATTCACTGAAAGCAATGGTTAGATGGCAATCTGTCGGTATAGATTTCATCAACGAGGGTTAGGAGGCACATGAATAATGAGGTACATAATTTGAGCACCAGAGAAATTCCTTTGTCGAACTTCAGGCATTAGGATCGACTGGAAGGGAGCTTTAGTTGACACCAGTTCTTCAAAGCAGCATGACCTACATTCGGAGAACCAAATCAAACTGAGGGTAATGGAGCAGACATTAATAATGGAAATATCGATGATCTCGCAATTTTCAGATAGAATTCATTATAGAATATTCAGAT from Nymphaea colorata isolate Beijing-Zhang1983 chromosome 6, ASM883128v2, whole genome shotgun sequence includes these protein-coding regions:
- the LOC116255916 gene encoding protein phosphatase 2C 16-like; protein product: MAKEAFITVEPVKFDLVLRIPLLDHENLCFDHKPNEEDEYSRIEAAGGKAVEWNGYPVLDILAMLRSIGNNSCSFHNSVTRSPLCFKTDIIDRYLEPWIIPEPEVTFVSRMKEDECLVLASDGLWDVNPNEEACDIARRRILHWYKKNGLTSSTGFVSESTTAALQPMASSDEIASCGFRSDLDREEVVGCSAKSLETKFAEACSGIGASEGEDDGTTTRPESPDEVKQLSVSSVPFSNVAEEDDSLAAQSDQVAEDSCSLSVLSDSGSVCGGGGEESADDTSPRLNDLEAIPKDAGALSEVFDNHDIARSPLDSRPNISNAEDALTDRTTLTDIPAVPIHRASSDLTGSVLGGKRRFSPDMDCQPPWGCVSICGRRPEMEDALAAVPRFTKLPATFLCDSHLTGAQPQNPESSALHFFGVYDGHGGCQVANYCRDRIHEALVEELRSFDDVGPDENSWKKCWEKILTSCFLKVDAEVAGTTVNEEPLPPDSGKEPIAPETVGSTAVVAILSFNQIIVANCGDSRAVLCRGKEAIPLSVDHKPNREDEYSRIEAAGGKVIQWNGYRVFGVLAMSRSIGDRYLKPWIIPEPEVTFVSRMKEDECLVLASDGLWDVIPNEEACDIARRRILHWYKKNGLTSSIERSQGIDLTAQSAAEHLSKLALQRGTKDNVTVIVIDLKERRKFRIKT